A genomic window from Parasteatoda tepidariorum isolate YZ-2023 chromosome 10, CAS_Ptep_4.0, whole genome shotgun sequence includes:
- the LOC139426708 gene encoding piggyBac transposable element-derived protein 4-like encodes MKNCYPSEGVVDFGNIFLTSQPKYGIKIFAVVDSRTFYTSDMEIYAGIQPEGQFRSSNRPIDIVKRLMQPLYKTGRNLTTNNWYTSYPLAKDLLNEKITLVGTLRKDKREIPEEFTVAKGREVNSSVFGFQKDITAVSYIPKKGKCVVLLSSMHNDDAIDTETGNKKKKPEIISFYNLTKGAVDVVDEIEANYSAARITNRWPMVIFYSILNIAAINARIILHSTKTPPLQHRSRRLFLKDLALGHIKNFIDRRSQQENLPKECRKRCLNACNNEKDENESASKKKAQKSRGRCYICPRNKDKKSSTACVTCEKVCAKNTHLVYVKTA; translated from the coding sequence ATGAAAAACTGTTACCCTTCAGAGGGCGTTGTGGATTTCGGCAATATATTCCTAACAAGCCAGccaaaatatggaataaaaatttttgctgtaGTAGATTCACGTACTTTTTATACTTCCGACATGGAGATTTATGCAGGCATTCAACCCGAAGGTCAGTTTCGCAGTAGTAATCGACCTATCGATATTGTCAAAAGACTAATGCAACCTTTATATAAGACCGGAAGAAATCTAACTACTAACAATTGGTATACCAGTTATCCTCTGGCCAAAGATCTCTTGAATGAGAAGATTACTCTCGTGGGAACTCTTCGAAAAGACAAACGAGAAATACCTGAAGAATTCACTGTTGCAAAAGGTCGTGAGGTTAATTCTTCTGTTTTTGGATTTCAAAAGGACATAACTGCTGTTTCTTACATCCCGAAAAAGGGAAAATGCGTTGTTCTTCTGTCCTCAATGCACAACGACGATGCAATTGATACAGAGACggggaataagaagaagaaacCGGAGATAATATCTTTCTATAACCTTACGAAAGGTGCCGTAGATGTTGTTGATGAAATAGAAGCAAACTATTCCGCAGCTAGAATCACAAATAGATGGCCAATGGTAATATTTTACTCTATTCTCAATATCGCGGCCATAAATGCACGAATAATTCTCCATTCAACCAAAACACCACCTCTACAACACAGAAGTAGAAGATTATTCTTGAAAGATTTAGCTCTGggacacataaaaaatttcattgatcgACGTTCTCAGCAAGAAAACCTTCCCAAAGAGTGCAGAAAGAGATGCCTGAATGCATGCAACAAcgaaaaagatgaaaatgaaTCCGCTTCAAAGAAGAAAGCTCAAAAATCTAGAGGACGTTGCTACATTTGCCCACGTAATAAGGACAAAAAATCATCTACTGCGTGTGTAACATGTGAAAAAGTTTGTGCAAAGAACACACATTTAGTGTATGTCAAAACTGCATGA